A window of the Trichoderma asperellum chromosome 6, complete sequence genome harbors these coding sequences:
- a CDS encoding uncharacterized protein (EggNog:ENOG41) has translation MAQSGYGYDPLHSYHPQTSYAHQPYPPYATPVLSYPNPAVRTVVHNEPAPGDPYNPHNAIPGLGLGYSQNAMQWQGPWPNQQASFGQGPLATTEANGPSQQTDTSEEGEVSEGGLEDAYEPRDAEVLPTPSYMNRSAQNAAGFGDVPPASFPASRERSGSYSPYLSPQEMDHPAMTTSIHEGQLNQITPLASSQTSPKANGASHTISNSPQVKSVGATRKQAQDAIRRLWTLNVRYQNYLDEGIDETLLGGLFEELGFERGASSNPKATQSSRERATAPEMKAKDGLGRTDSIPQQAEVEKSTESAPAKDVSESRKDRIARLLAAKNSKSNTAAATASSSSTPAPVLAPASKKQSEKSKLLHQKMEALRKARELEARGRKRSHPDELPLQSRQANNNVDNPTTTSSHDVAANGSHRTSPEHTSGETPSPNGQLPPPIPGLFLSSTPQPPHAIQVLNLERPASTSLVDSNPRPFKRPFGHARRPRPFLIDVSDDEDDAEMDLDSPEQRTVPLATKEAAPPLLETTLSFRSAPSFGDSVAAAQQYSSPMATPPGTSSDNSATRDNLDNMTKKIEAMKKRIAEAEARKKAKQSRLDSPAFPALNNESPSSSFEAVIPSQEIVVPIPSTSIEPQELPRSTPPLSNSSPMAPSRSSEASPQSGNERRSRSVAASERLPLIEARRREQQLKLKLLRAQVENMQREIQKTMEEEEKLRIDVNADSDSEETHEEQPQSPSKILSSSSPLTDAMDIASMSSHSNNAARQSREATPLEREESQKEQQPDLLIAHQAEHNPLDVQSNTAIETVDAAFHPLGVEVNTTIEAVDDAKQDAMQDAMSTQDDAIATATAVVEEARDMVMSEAADSSNHASEEESDSYEPPDVELSSHSKKSSRASTPFSPAPAGLDSVPDTSTNNLQDSTTDFIAAQQISTVQPDIASESGREVDVALHFDGRSTYLIGSQVDPVSEARMTLVSDAPKTAFVPYESPLRYFHAYRFHPEYSQSISGGLRSLTYSNKIDVKQEICPDDLANQSCPRGSKCEYQHFENMQAPDDQILLQLGAHEEFGEQEKQQYINGLRNLLTDFRNRKVKDFQTISQGIIDYRAQFLGDRSKILPLGGVKI, from the exons ATGGCTCAATCAGGTTATGGGTACGACCCATTGCATAGCTACCATCCGCAAACCTCGTACGCGCATCAGCCATACCCTCCTTATGCTACTCCTGTTCTTAGCTATCCAAATCCCGCGGTACGAACAGTTGTGCACAACGAACCGGCTCCTGGAGACCCATATAATCCTCACAATGCGATTCCTGGACTGGGCCTAGGCTATTCACAAAATGCCATGCAGTGGCAAGGTCCTTGGCCAAACCAGCAAGCCTCATTTGGGCAAGGGCCACTTGCTACTACTGAAGCAAATGGGCCATCGCAGCAAACAGATACAAGTGAGGAAGGGGAAGTTAGCGAAGGCGGGCTCGAGGATGCTTACGAGCCAAGAGATGCTGAGGTTTTACCCACTCCATCATATATGAATAGAAGCGCACAAAATGCTGCAGGGTTTGGCGATGTTCCGCCAGCCTCCTTTCCTGCTA GTCGAGAGCGCTCGGGTTCATATTCTCCATACCTCTCCCCTCAGGAAATGGACCATCCAGCTATGACTACTTCTATTCATG AAGGTCAATTGAACCAGATCACTCCTCTGGCTTCGTCACAAACATCTCCTAAAGCAAACGGAGCGAGTCACACCATATCCAATTCACCCCAAGTCAAGAGCGTTGGTGCTACACGAAAACAAGCGCAAGATGCCATCCGACGGCTTTGGACATTAAATGTGCGATATCAGAATTACCTTGACGAGGGGATAGATGAGACACTATTGGGTGGTCTCTTCGAGGAACTAGGATTCGAGAGAGGCGCATCAAGTAATCCAAAGGCTACTCAATCGAGCCGTGAAAGAGCAACAGCACCAGAGATGAAGGCAAAGGATGGGCTCGGGCGTACCGACAGCATCCCACAACAAGCCGAAGTGGAAAAGAGTACTGAGAGTGCACCAGCGAAAGACGTATCAGAATCGCGCAAGGACCGTATTGCGCGACTCCTCGCTGCGAAAAACTCCAAGTCGAATACTGCAGCCGCAAccgcatcttcatcgtctacTCCTGCCCCTGTCCTTGCGCCCGCCTCGAAAAAACAGTCTGAGAAATCAAAGCTTTTGCATCAGAAGATGGAAGCTTTACGAAAAGCTCGTGAACTCGAGGCGCGAGGCAGAAAGCGTTCCCACCCAGACGAGCTACCTCTTCAGAGTCGCCAAGCAAATAACAACGTCGATAATCCTACAACCACCAGTTCCCACGATGTGGCCGCCAATGGTTCACATCGAACCTCGCCAGAACATACGTCTGGTGAAACCCCAAGTCCCAATGGACAGCTGCCTCCGCCAATTCCTGGGCTTTTTCTGTCTTCTACGCCACAGCCCCCTCATGCCATACAAGTCTTGAATCTAGAGCGTCCAGCTTCTACAAGCTTAGTCGACTCCAATCCGAGGCCATTTAAGCGCCCATTTGGCCATGCGAGAAGGCCTCGCCCGTTCCTTATTGACGTtagcgacgatgaggatgatgccGAGATGGATCTCGATTCTCCCGAGCAGAGAACAGTGCCCTTAGCTACGAAAGAGGCAGCACCGCCGCTACTGGAGACTACTCTTTCTTTTCGAAGCGCTCCATCATTTGGTGACAGtgtggcagcagctcaacaGTACTCGAGTCCCATGGCAACACCTCCTGGTACCAGCAGCGACAACTCTGCAACAAGAGACAACTTGGATAACATGACTAAGAAGATCGAAGctatgaagaaaaggatcGCAGAGGCCGAGGCACGTAAGAAAGCAAAGCAGTCGCGATTGGATTCACCAGCTTTTCCAGCGCTCAACAATGAATCACCCAGCAGCAGTTTCGAGGCCGTTATTCCGAGCCAGGAAATAGTTGTTCCCATACCCTCGACCAGCATCGAACCCCAAGAACTCCCTCGTTCAACGCCCCCATTGTCGAATTCCTCTCCAATGGCGCCATCTCGATCATCCGAAGCGAGCCCTCAAAGTGGAAACGAACGCCGTAGTCGATCAGTTGCGGCTAGTGAACGCCTTCCACTCATTGAAGCTCGCcgccgagagcagcagctgaagttGAAGCTGTTGCGAGCTCAGGTTGAGAATATGCAGCGAGAAATCCAAAAGacgatggaagaagaagaaaaattgagGATTGATGTCAATGCGGACTCAGATAGTGAAGAGACGCATGAAGAGCAAC CCCAGTCTCCATCCAAGATTTTGagttcttcatcaccatTAACAGACGCAATGGATATCGCGAGCATGTCTTCTCATAGCAATAATGCCGCCCGACAAAGCAGAGAAGCTACGCCACTCGAAAGAGAAGAGTCTcaaaaagagcagcagcctgaTCTGCTCATTGCTCACCAGGCAGAGCATAATCCATTAGACGTTCAGTCTAATACTGCAATTGAAACCGTTGATGCCGCTTTTCATCCACTAGGCGTCGAGGTTAATACGACAATCGAAGCCGTTGATGACGCTAAACAAGACGCCATGCAAGATGCTATGTCGACACAAGACGATGCCATcgccacagccacagcagtTGTGGAGGAAGCTCGAGATATGGTCATGTCGGAAGCTGCAGATTCCAGCAACCATGCTTCTGAAGAAGAATCCGACAGTTACGAGCCTCCAGATGTTGAGCTATCCAGCCACTCGAAAAAATCGTCGCGGGCATCAACACCGTTCAgtccagcgccagctggcTTGGATTCGGTGCCCGACACAAGTACCAATAACTTACAAGATAGCACAACAGATTTTATCGCCGCACAGCAGATCTCTACCGTGCAACCGGATATAGCTTCTGAAAGTGGAAGAGAAGTAGACGTTGCCCTGCACTTTGATGGCCGATCGACATATCTAATAGGTAGCCAGGTTGACCCAGTAAGTGAGGCACGGATGACACTAGTCTCTGATGCCCCGAAGACGGCATTTGTGCCTTATGAGTCGCCCCTTCGATACTTCCACGCATATCGCTTCCATCCCGAGTATTCTCAATCCATATCCGGTGGCCTTCGCTCTTTAACATACAGCAATAAAATAGACGTGAAGCAGGAGATATGCCCGGATGATTTAGCCAATCAAAGCTGTCCAAGGGGTAGCAAATGCGAGTATCAACATTTCGAGAATATGCAAGCTCCGG ATGATCAAATCCTACTTCAACTTGGCGCGCACGAGGAGTTTGGGGAGCAGGAGAAACAGCAGTATATCAACGGACTGCGCAATCTCTTGACAGACTTTCGCAATCGCAAGGTCAAAGACTTCCAAACAATCAGCCAGGGTATCATTGACTACCGAGCCCAATTTCTCGGAGACAGAAGCAAGATCCTCCCCCTAGGCGGCGTTAAGATTTAA
- a CDS encoding uncharacterized protein (EggNog:ENOG41) — MRAGYVLVSEERESGSEYSGSTCCCCSSCESSCSCEEYSEDDHEEEEDDDGDDEVVIEEEEEEGYWSDCSACWARRIIGRRGRTGRTNGNQYMNIPRTVEERDSLQGHRHRNQREQHRGRNETPQRDQRNANRVTFRSTNSIINGSDNNGHSAAETPSFRGLLDRIVSTTRQLRQGEEHTRHLRSWIRVLEDLQRLQRVDSEPGANTTAVSAPRTTASAVAGLVPNTSPTMAAARAGQQSPSSGTALGRAATASGTEAEAQTRAYPRRRAGREWFMSGGRSTSIHRRRRLR, encoded by the exons ATGAGGGCGGGTTATGTGCTTGTTTCAGAGGAGCGAGAGTCTGGATCGGAGTATTCGGGCTcgacttgctgctgctgttcaaGCTGTGAGTCGAGCTGCTCTTGCGAGGAATATAGCGAGGATGAccatgaggaagaagaagatgatgatggcgatgacgaggtTGTtattgaagaggaagaagaggaaggctACTGGAGTGATTGCTCTGCGTGCTGGGCGAGACGAATCATAGGGCGAAGGGGCCGGACGGGCCGGACGAATGGGAATCAATATATGAATATCCCAAGAACTGTTGAGGAAAGAGAT TCTCTCCAgggccatcgccatcgcaaCCAGCGTGAGCAGCATCGTGGACGTAATGAAACTCCTCAGAGGGACCAGCGAAATGCCAATCGCGTTACCTTTCGAAgcaccaacagcatcatAAATGGTAGTGATAATAATGGCCACAGCGCTGCAGAAACACCCTCCTTCCGGGGCCTTCTAGACCGAATCGTTTCGACTACTAGACAGCTACGTCAAGGGGAAGAACACACTCGCCATCTTCGGTCATGGATCCGCGTGCTGGAAGACCTTCAAAGACTACAACGCGTAGACTCTGAGCCAGGGGCGAATACGACTGCTGTTTCTGCTCCTCGTACtactgcttctgctgtcGCTGGCCTTGTCCCGAACACTAGTCCGACAATGGCTGCTGCCAGGGCTGGACAGCAAAGTCCATCTTCGGGGACGGCGCTTGGAAGAGCGGCAACCGCTTCGGGCACAGAGGCTGAGGCTCAGACCCGGGCGTATCCCCGACGAAGAGCAGGACGTGAGTGGTTCATGTCTGGGGGTAGAAGCACCTCGATTCACAGGCGAAGGAGACTGAGATGA
- a CDS encoding uncharacterized protein (CAZy:GT69) translates to MRSRRLPVVAAPFIFLLVVASIYLGRDNVSWFPTSQQRPIPYKQLTQQVVGNGAVLSADNITEYLEAIYNAKPDARLAPRLECPAINTTRYKTLKFKKKPSGRPAPSSPPVRPASPASTSRSSPSSSSSPVSVSKLLSLSKSSSSPSSSSSRPSATPAPRSLTRPASEIRYFFALDLRNCIGLLPRLMGSIIEAMQFLGPSSCALSIVEGDSPDGTGDVLAALRPSLEALGVTYIYNSSTVKSAEGDRIAKLAKLRNMPLEPIFEQSIPIADDASVIFLNDVAACAEDILELILQKQELNADMTCAMDWTYPGDEPNFYDVWIARGINGDSFFHIPANGNWGEAHNLFWNAPDTRSRFDELRPFQVFACWNGATVFSAKPIVEGLHFRTNYHKTGECFQGEPVLFCKDMWWRGYGKIAVVPSVNLEYTDKNGKRIKEDKGYVSDIVAEQDPRDDLIEWTGPPDTVRCMPTWKDQFFQRWNKSLTD, encoded by the exons ATGCGCAGTAGAAGGCTGCCCGTGGTGGCAGCtcccttcatcttccttctgGTGGTGGCGAGCATATACCTTGGACGTGATAATGTGTCTTGGTTCCCAACCTCCCAGCAACGGCCGATACCTTACAAGCAGCTCACTCAACAGGTGGTGGGAAATG GCGCTGTTCTTTCCGCCGACAACATCACTGAGTATCTCGAGGCCATCTACAATGCGAAGCCAGATGCGAGATTAGCGCCTCGCCTGGAGTGTCCGGCTATCAACACCACCCGGTATAAGACCCTGaagttcaagaagaagccatcagGGCGGCCGGCGCCATCGTCTCCTCCTGTTCGTCCTGCTTCACCGGCGTCGACTTCAcgttcatctccatcttcatcatcttcacctGTATCGGTCTCTAAATTACTGTCGCTGTCGAAatcatcgtcttcaccttcatcatcgtcatcaaggccatcggcCACTCCTGCTCCTCGCTCACTCACCCGCCCAGCCTCTGAGATTCGTTACTTCTTCGCCCTCGACTTGCGGAATTGTATCGGTCTCCTGCCTCGCCTCATGGGCAGCATCATCGAGGCCATGCAGTTCCTCGGCCCTAGCTCATGTGCTCTCTCTATTGTAGAGGGAGATTCTCCCGACGGCACTGGAGACGTACTCGCCGCCCTACGCCCCAGTCTCGAGGCCCTGGGCGTCACTTACATTTACAACTCTTCCACGGTCAAATCCGCCGAGGGCGATCGCATCGCCAAGCTTGCGAAGCTGCGCAACATGCCCCTGGAGCCAATCTTTGAACAGTCAATCCCCATCGCCGACGACGCCagcgtcatcttcctcaacgACGTGGCTGCCTGTGCCGAAGACATTCTGGAGCTAATCCTACAAAAGCAGGAGCTCAACGCCGACATGACCTGCGCCATGGACTGGACCTATCCCGGCGACGAACCCAACTTTTACGACGTCTGGATCGCACGAGGCATTAATGGCGACTCGTTTTTCCACATACCGGCAAACGGGAACTGGGGTGAGGCGCATAACCTTTTTTGGAACGCGCCCGACACGAGGTCCCGCTTTGATGAGCTGCGCCCCTTTCAGGTGTTTGCCTGCTGGAACGGCGCCACGGTGTTTAGCGCCAAGCCCATTGTCGAGGGCCTTCACTTTCGCACAAACTACCATAAGACGGGCGAGTGCTTCCAGGGCGAGCCGGTGCTGTTCTGCAAGGACATGTGGTGGCGGGGCTACGGCAAGATTGCAGTCGTGCCGAGCGTCAACCTCGAGTACACGGACAAGAACGGCAAGAGGATCAAGGAAGACAAGGGCTACGTGTCTGATATCGTTGCGGAACAGGACCCGCGAGACGATTTGATCGAGTGGACGGGGCCGCCGGATACCGTCCGGTGCATGCCGACCTGGAAGGATCAGTTTTTCCAGCGGTGGAATAAGAGTTTAACGGATTAa
- a CDS encoding uncharacterized protein (EggNog:ENOG41): protein MPRQGDGSSDNGPFEEATHNVAHGVTSEDKSKDKTAPLPEGMHEKGAGLQGMSASGGQSQGIKQGPNVGQGGRGSTN from the exons ATGCCTCGCCAAGGAGACGGCTCAAGCGACAACGGCCCCTTTGAGGAAGCCACCCATAACGTGGCCCATGGCGTCACTTCAGAAGAT AAATCCAAGGACAAGACTGCGCCCTTGCCAGAGGGCATGCACGAGAAAGGCGCCGGCCTGCAAGGCATGAGCGCCAGCGGCGGACAGAGTCAGGGCATCAAGCAGGGCCCCAACGTTGGCCAGGGCGGACGGGGAAGCACCAATTGA
- a CDS encoding uncharacterized protein (MEROPS:MER0000836~TransMembrane:1 (o55-73i)), giving the protein MSSNTNPDPAATAPAFIPLEANPQLLTTLIHKLGVSPALQMHDVYSLTDPDMLAFIPRPALALLLVFPISAVYESHRMAEDSLATEYNGTGDKEPVLWWKQTIRNACGLMGLLHAVTNGPAREFITEGSTLDDIVKRSTPLHPAERAIVIEQTPALAEAHKAAATEGDTPAPDAQDDVDLHYVCFVKGNDGNLWELDGRRKGPINRGPLNNDEDVLSDKGLNLGVLKFLEREGGDLRFSAVALAGTLD; this is encoded by the exons ATGTCATCCAACACGAATCCCGATCCCGCGGCCACCGCGCCGGCCTTCATCCCCCTCGAAGCCAATCCTCAGCTGCTCACGACGCTCATCCACAAGCTCGGCGTGTCGCCCGCGCTGCAGATGCACGATGTGTATTCCCTGACTGATCCAGACATGCTCGCCTTTATCCCACGCCCGGCGCTCGCACTTCTGCTGGTGTTTCCCATATCAGCAGTCTACGAGAGCCATAGGATGGCGGAGGACAGCCTGGCGACCGAGTACAACGGCACTGGGGACAAGGAGCCGGTCCTGTGGTGGAAGCAGACGATTCGAAACGCTTGTGGCCTGATGGGGCTGCTGCATGCAGTGACAAACGGACCTGCGAGAGAGTTTATCA CCGAGGGATCTACACTCGACGACATCGTCAAGAGGAGCACCCCCCTTCACCCCGCCGAACGCGCCATAGTAATCGAACAAACACCTGCCTTGGCCGAAGCGCACAAGGCTGCCGCCACCGAGGGAGACACTCCTGCTCCCGACGCCCAAGACGACGTTGACCTGCACTATGTATGCTTTGTCAAGGGCAACGATGGGAATCTGTGGGAGCTTGACGGACGGAGAAAGGGTCCCATCAACAGGGGGCCTTTGAATAACGATGAGGATGTGCTGAGTGATAAGGGGCTGAATCTGGGGGTGTTGAAGTttttggagagagagggaggagaCTTGCGGTTTAGTGCTGTGGCGCTGGCTGGGACGTTGGATTAA
- a CDS encoding uncharacterized protein (EggNog:ENOG41): MPQYRIEISPNKRAGCHDTVCKKEAVKIQKGEIRFGSWVEIQEHGSWSWKHWGCVSGAQIAGLQELCGGDPDNYDFDAIDGYDELDDNEVKEKIQRCIKQGHIDPEDFNGDPEKNKLGEKGIHLTAKQKAAKEKAATEAADADEAPAGKASKRSRKKAANDDDDEPKTKKARKSKNVEADEEEPKAKSKTKGKSVGEGDAKESTATKSGRSRKSLSKQEQKVDGEATEEEAEEPATTQKLAKRGPKAKPVKSEEETVDDDDNQEKAGVAPVKAARGRKPSASKGRTEIGTPEEDEGDEKAALASATRQRKRASVSKSEDKNEEITKAAAKRGRKSSVPAAKAAPEPAQGAEDEEVKTAPKAKGRGRPRKSDVAAN; this comes from the exons ATGCCTCAATATCGTATTG AAATCTCGCCCAACAAGCGTGCCGGTTGTCATGACACCGTGTGCAAGAAAGAGGCCGTGAAGATTCAAAAGGGTGAAATCAGATTTGGCAGTTGGGTTGAGATCCAGGAGCATGGCTCTTGGTCCTGGAAGCACTG GGGATGTGTTTCTGGTGCTCAGATCGCCGGTCTCCAGGAACTCTGCGGCGGAGACCCCGACAATTATGACTTTGATGCCATTGACGGCTATGACGAACTAGA TGATAATGAGGTTAAGGAGAAGATCCAGCGCTGCATCAAGCAAGGTCACATTGATCCGGAGGACTTCAATGGT GACCCGGAGAAGAACAAGCTAGGTGAAAAGGGTATTCACCTTACCGCCAAACAGAAGGCCGCCAAGGAGAAGGCCGCGACAGAG GCTGCTGATGCAGACGAAGCTCCCGCCGGAAAGGCTAGTAAGCGAAGTCGCAAGAAGGCCgccaacgacgacgatgatgagccCAAGACCAAGAAAGCTAGGAAGTCCAAGAACGTCGAGgcagacgaggaggagcCCAAGGCCAAGTCCAAGACTAAAGGTAAGAGTGTCGGCGAAGGGGATGCCAAAGAATCAACTGCGACTAAGTCAGGGCGTTCACGGAAGTCACTTAGCAAGCAAGAGCAAAAGGTTGATGGTGAAGCAactgaagaggaggctgaAGAGCCTGCTACGACTCAGAAGCTTGCTAAGAGAGGCCCAAAGGCAAAGCCTGTGAAGTCGGAAGAGGAGAcagtggatgatgatgataatcaGGAGAAGGCGGGCGTTGCTCCCGTCAAGGCTGCACGCGGACGAAAGCCATCGGCCTCCAAGGGTAGGACTGAAATTGGAACCccggaagaagatgaaggtgaCGAGAAGGCTGCTCTAGCCTCTGCCACCAGGCAACGCAAGCGCGCATCCGTGTCCAAGTCTGAAGATAAGAACGAGGAGATCACCAAGGCCGCTGCGAAGAGAGGACGCAAATCGAGTGTTCCCGCCGCAAAGGCTGCCCCTGAACCTGCCCAGGGAgctgaggatgaagaggtgAAGACGGCGCCCAAGGCTAAAGGAAGGGGCCGTCCTCGCAAGTCTGATGTCGCGGCGAACTAG